TGGCTCGTCGTCAGTATTGCCGTAAAGCGCCGCGGCGGGAGGCTCTTCCCTGAACCGCGCCGTCGTGTGCAGGAGCAGGCCGCCGTCCTGCCCGTGGAGCGTTTCATCGCCGGTTTCAGCCGGGTATTCATCGAGCCGTGGGGTGAGCTTCCGTCATGCGGCCTCTTCGGGATCGCCGCGCTGACGATATTATTTGTGATTACGATATTTCTAGGGTGATTTTTAATGATAGATCTCTTTTCGATGGTTTTTAAGTATTTCAACGCCTGGCTGCTGATGGGGTTTGCGCTCGTCGCGGCGATCGTGACGGAGAAGCTCTATCTGTTGCTGGTCTCTGCCGTACAGAGAAAGCGCATGGGTGGGGTCCGCGTACCAAGGAGAGGGCTGCGCGCCATCTTCCGCCTGGAGATAGGGCTGCCGGAGACCGCCGCCGTCAATATCGCCCTTTACGGCCCATCGCTGGCGATAGCCTCGCTGATGACGGTCTGCGCGAGTCTGCCCTTCTGCACCTTTATCCCCATCATCGACAATGGCTCTGATCTCATCCAGCTCGTGCAGTTCCTGCTGCTCTCGGAGGTATTCGCGCTTATTTCGCTTTACGCGCTGGGAACTGGAACCGGTAACGAGGTTGCCCGCAGTGAGATGCGCAACATGCTGCGGCTGCTGGTGCCGCTCGTCGCCTGTTATGCCTCGCTGGCCTCCTTCTTTACGAAAAACGGCCTCGACAGCGACCCTTTCAGCCTCAACTCTTTTTCCATGACGGGACACTTTGCCTCTATGTCCGCCTGGGGGATCTGCGGCGTTCTGCTTCTGGTCTTCGTGATATTGAGCCAGATCCCGCATCGCAGCGTTACTGCCGGCAGCGCGCTTTTTATTCATGGAGAGTCTCCGGAGTTTGAGGGCGCGCCGAGGGGGATGCTGCAGATATGGTCGGTCTTCCGGGCCTTCATCGTGATATCGATCGTCACCTATATACTCTTTCCCGCCGACATGATCGCCACACTGAGCGAAGGGCTTGGCATCTCGTGGCGGGGGCAGGCGCTGAACTTTGTCATCTTCTGGCTCGCGGTCGTAGCCTCGCGTCTGGTACTGGTTCCAGCCTGCTGGCTCATCGTGCAGGCGGCGGAGAGCAGGATACCGAAACCGTTCAGGGGAAGCCTGATCCCGATCCTGACGGTGGCGGCGATGATGCTGCTCTGGTACGAAGGCATACTTCTCTCACAGGAGGCCGCGTCGTTCTGATGAAAGAGGTGCTGATAATCTCCACCGGCGGCACCATCGTCTCAGTCGACCATGGAAATGGCGCGGTGCCGGATTCAGATGCCGCTCTCGGCATTCTTCAAAGGGCGGGGGAGTTCCTCAGCGAAAAAGGATATTCTTACAGTGTGGAGGCTGTTTTTGGCGAGGCAGGATGCGACAGCTCCGACATCTCTCCCGCTGAATGGCTGACGCTTACGCAGAGGGTAAACGAAGCGGTCCTGCGCGGGGTAAAAAAGATTCTCATAATCCATGGGACCGATACGATGGCCTATACCGCCGCTTGGCTTTCGCTCACAGCCGACCCGGACGCCGCGGTGGTGCTCACCGGCAGCCAGCGGACGCCTGGGGCTCCCGATTTTGACGGAGAATCCAACCTCCACGGAGCGGCAAGGCTTCTCTGCGGCGTGAAGCGCGGCGTATTCATCCACTTTGACGGCCGGGATTACGAGGGGGCCTTTGTACATAAGGAGGACGCCGAGGTGCTCTCCGCCTATGTATCTACCGGATACGGCGCACTGCCGCGAAACGGGATATACCGCGCCCTCGATGGTAAAGAGACTGAATGGCGCGCCGCCGCAGCAGGGCTGTCGCTTGTCACGCTGCATCCCGCGGTCCTGCCGCGCTTTGATCTTTGTAAGATACTTATCCTAGCCGGATACGGCGCGGGGAATATGCCGCAGAGGCTGCGCCTGCAGCTGGCGGAAAGTTTTCCGGCTGGAGGCCGCAGGCCGCTCATCATCGCGGCCAGTTCGTGCGCCCGCGGCCGAAAAAACCCCGCCTTTTACGGCGGCGTCGGCATCGCGGAGCTGGCGCAAGAGAGTTTTTCCATTTTTAGTCAGGGAAGCTATTCCCTTGAGTTCCTGATTGCATTATCATATCTTTCATTATTAGTTTCACCGGAAGAGCCGGAAAATATTTTGCAATTATATTTGGAAAAATTTTAATAGATAATTGGAGGCGGCCTAATGGCTTCAGAAAATAAGAATCAGAATTTTATCGAGGAGATAATAACCAAAGACCTTGAAAACGGTACGGTCAACGAGGTGGTCACGAGATTCCCACCGGAGCCTAACGGCTATCTCCACATCGGGCACGCGAAATCCATCTGCCTTAACTTTGGCATGGCCGCGCAGTTTGGCGGCAGGTGCAACCTTCGCTTTGACGACACAAACCCCGCGAAAGAGGAGACGGAGTATGTCGAGGCGATCATGGAGGACGTCAAGTGGCTGGGTTTCGAGTGGGCCGAGCTGCGCTACGCCTCAGACTATTTTGAACAGTTTTATAAGTGGGCGCTCGACCTCATAAAGGCCGGCAAAGCCTATGTCGACGACCAGAACGCGGAGGAGATACGCGCCAACCGCGGCACGCTGACGAAGCCCGGAGCCGACTCGCCTTACAGAGACCGCAGTGTGGAAGAGAACCTTGAACTCTTCGCGAAGATGACGGCGGGAGAATTTGAAGAGGGCAGCCACGTCCTGCGCGCGAAGATCGACATGGCGAGCAGCAACCTCAACCTGCGCGACCCCGTTATCTACCGCATCCTCAAACGCGAGCACCACCGTACAGGCGCTAAATGGTGCGTCTACCCGATGTACGACTTCGCCCACGGCTACGAGGACGCCATCGAGGGCGTCACCCATTCCATCTGCACCCTTGAATTCCAGGACCACCGCCCCCTCTACGACTGGTTCATAGCCAACGTGGACGTTCCGCATGTGCCGCACCAGTATGAATTCGCGCGCCTTAACCTTACCTACACGGTGATGAGCAAACGCAAGCTGCTTGAGCTTGTCTCTCTCGGCATCGTCGACGGCTGGGACGACCCGCGCATGCCGACGATTTCCGGTTTCCGCCGCCGCGGCTATACCGCCGCCGCCATCCGCCGCTTCTGCCGCGAGATCGGCGTCGCGAAGGCCGACAGCATGGTCGAGGTCGAGCTTCTGCAGCACTGCCTGCGCGAAGAGCTCAACAAGACGGCGCGGCGCGGCATGGCGGTACTGAATCCGCTCAAGGTGGTGCTTGAAAACTGGCCAGATGGTTTTGTCGACGAGCTTCCCGCCGAGAACAATCCCGAGGACCCCGAGGCCGGCAGCCGCAAAGTGAAGATCGGCAAAGAGATCTATATAGAGCGTGAAGATTTCATGGAGGAGCCGGTGAAGGGCTTCTTCCGCCTGTCGCCCGGCAAAGAGGTGCGCCTCAAACACGCCTATATCATCAAGTGCGGCGAGGTGATCAAGGACGCGGCGGGGAATGTCACGGAGCTGCGCTGCTCGGTCGACATGGAGAGCCGCGGCGGTGACGCCCCCGACGGACGCAAGATAAAAGGCACGCTCCACTGGGTGTGGGGCGGTGACGCCGTGAAGGCGAGAGTCAACCTCTACGGACACCTCTTCACACTGCGCAATATGAACGACATGGAAGATGGCAAAGACTATAAGGATTACCTTGACCCGCAGTCATGTGTGGTCATGGAAGAGGCCCTTGTGGAGCCCACGCTCGCGCAGGCCGCGCC
The sequence above is a segment of the Cloacibacillus sp. genome. Coding sequences within it:
- a CDS encoding asparaginase domain-containing protein → MKEVLIISTGGTIVSVDHGNGAVPDSDAALGILQRAGEFLSEKGYSYSVEAVFGEAGCDSSDISPAEWLTLTQRVNEAVLRGVKKILIIHGTDTMAYTAAWLSLTADPDAAVVLTGSQRTPGAPDFDGESNLHGAARLLCGVKRGVFIHFDGRDYEGAFVHKEDAEVLSAYVSTGYGALPRNGIYRALDGKETEWRAAAAGLSLVTLHPAVLPRFDLCKILILAGYGAGNMPQRLRLQLAESFPAGGRRPLIIAASSCARGRKNPAFYGGVGIAELAQESFSIFSQGSYSLEFLIALSYLSLLVSPEEPENILQLYLEKF
- a CDS encoding glutamine--tRNA ligase/YqeY domain fusion protein, with protein sequence MASENKNQNFIEEIITKDLENGTVNEVVTRFPPEPNGYLHIGHAKSICLNFGMAAQFGGRCNLRFDDTNPAKEETEYVEAIMEDVKWLGFEWAELRYASDYFEQFYKWALDLIKAGKAYVDDQNAEEIRANRGTLTKPGADSPYRDRSVEENLELFAKMTAGEFEEGSHVLRAKIDMASSNLNLRDPVIYRILKREHHRTGAKWCVYPMYDFAHGYEDAIEGVTHSICTLEFQDHRPLYDWFIANVDVPHVPHQYEFARLNLTYTVMSKRKLLELVSLGIVDGWDDPRMPTISGFRRRGYTAAAIRRFCREIGVAKADSMVEVELLQHCLREELNKTARRGMAVLNPLKVVLENWPDGFVDELPAENNPEDPEAGSRKVKIGKEIYIEREDFMEEPVKGFFRLSPGKEVRLKHAYIIKCGEVIKDAAGNVTELRCSVDMESRGGDAPDGRKIKGTLHWVWGGDAVKARVNLYGHLFTLRNMNDMEDGKDYKDYLDPQSCVVMEEALVEPTLAQAAPLDKFQFLRHGYFCADSATTPERPVFNLTVSLKDSWGKEQKR